A region from the Arachis ipaensis cultivar K30076 chromosome B01, Araip1.1, whole genome shotgun sequence genome encodes:
- the LOC107618828 gene encoding uncharacterized protein LOC107618828, producing MGDLERMGDERSHRWDLGRRCQRRGGRESSRASSCVTTAPCLAAVDLSAVHCRRSSLPSPNLLAVATEAAFVGAVGGTNGRRTRTRELAERVMRDGSRLFRRPCCRAVRISRHGRRSFGLSFCHLRPCCRRRKSMPSPSPELGHRSRWRWLPGLPPNRFRGRYYFVFVLHVAVVIAKVAGS from the exons ATGGGGGACCTAGAGAGAATGGGCGACGAACGAAGCCATCGTTGGGATCTTGGCCGCCGCTGCCAGAGGCGTGGAGGAAGGGAGAGCAGTCGCGCATCCAGCTGCGTCACCACCGCGCCTTGCCTCGCCGCCGTTGACCTCTCTGCAGTCCACTGTCGCCGGAGCTCCTTGCCATCGCCGAACCTCCTTGCCGTCGCCACAGAAGCTGCCTTCGTCGGTGCCGTTGGAGGCACGAATGGGAGAAGAACGCGCACGAGGGAGCTTGCAGAGAGGGTGATGCGCGATGGTAGTAGGTTATTCCGCCGCCCTTGCTGTCGTGCCGTTAGAATCTCCCGCCATGGCCGCCGGAGCTTCGGGCTGagcttctgccacttgagaccttgctgccgtcgccggaaaagtaTGCCG TCACCGTCGCCGGAGTTGGGTCACCGCAGCCGCTGGAGGTGGCTACCGGGGCTACCGCCAAACCGGTTCAGAGGCCGTTACTATTTTGTTTTCGTATTACA tgttgctgtggttattgcgaaagtggctgggagctga